A single window of Streptomyces griseoviridis DNA harbors:
- the rplM gene encoding 50S ribosomal protein L13, with product MRTYSPKPGDVTRQWHVIDAQDIVLGRLATTAATLLRGKHKPIYAPHVDAGDFVIIINADKVHLSGNKRTQKMAYRHSGYPGGLRSVRYDELLDKNPEKAVEKAVKGMLPKNTLGRQMLTKLKVYSGDQHPHAAQQPVPFEITQVAQ from the coding sequence GTGCGTACGTACAGCCCCAAGCCCGGCGATGTGACGCGCCAGTGGCACGTCATCGACGCCCAGGACATCGTCCTGGGTCGTCTCGCCACCACCGCCGCCACCCTTCTGCGGGGCAAGCACAAGCCGATCTACGCCCCCCACGTCGACGCTGGTGACTTCGTCATCATCATCAACGCGGACAAGGTGCACCTGTCCGGCAACAAGCGGACCCAGAAGATGGCGTACCGCCACTCGGGTTACCCGGGTGGTCTGCGCTCCGTCCGTTACGACGAGCTGCTCGACAAGAACCCCGAGAAGGCCGTCGAGAAGGCCGTCAAGGGCATGCTCCCCAAGAACACCCTGGGCCGTCAGATGCTCACCAAGCTGAAGGTCTACTCGGGCGACCAGCACCCGCACGCTGCGCAGCAGCCGGTGCCGTTCGAGATCACCCAGGTCGCGCAGTAG
- the rpsI gene encoding 30S ribosomal protein S9 codes for MAETTAEQPLEEIEIDSYTTESDVPVEGEYTSESLASRFGEPQPAAGLGRRKNAIARVRIVPGTGKWKINGRTLEDYFPNKVHQQEVNEPFKVLELEGRYDVVARISGGGVSGQAGALRLGVARALNEADVDNNRAPLKKAGFLKRDDRAVERKKAGLKKARKAPQYSKR; via the coding sequence GTGGCCGAGACCACTGCCGAGCAGCCGCTCGAAGAGATCGAGATCGACAGCTACACCACGGAGTCGGACGTTCCCGTCGAGGGCGAGTACACCTCCGAGTCCCTCGCGTCCCGCTTCGGCGAGCCCCAGCCGGCCGCCGGCCTGGGCCGTCGCAAGAACGCCATCGCCCGCGTCCGGATCGTCCCGGGCACCGGCAAGTGGAAGATCAACGGTCGCACCCTTGAGGACTACTTCCCCAACAAGGTGCACCAGCAGGAAGTCAACGAGCCCTTCAAGGTGCTCGAGCTCGAGGGCCGCTACGACGTCGTCGCCCGCATCTCCGGTGGCGGTGTCTCCGGTCAGGCCGGCGCCCTGCGCCTCGGTGTGGCCCGCGCGCTGAACGAGGCCGACGTGGACAACAACCGCGCCCCCCTCAAGAAGGCCGGCTTCCTCAAGCGCGACGACCGTGCGGTCGAGCGCAAGAAGGCCGGTCTGAAGAAGGCCCGTAAGGCCCCGCAGTACAGCAAGCGCTAA